A part of Rhodamnia argentea isolate NSW1041297 chromosome 8, ASM2092103v1, whole genome shotgun sequence genomic DNA contains:
- the LOC125316318 gene encoding omega-hydroxypalmitate O-feruloyl transferase-like, which translates to MEAFQTATNRAPIVERSVPVAIPPELETPGGSLFLSNLDQLFVALVPVVYFFDRSAASTVDVIKRALSKVLVPYFPVAGRLAKNSQGKFTVDCAKKLGVPFVEAWANFDVKHLGDMQLIDPDVSRKLIYTDPIETKLEDAPLLTAQVTKFRCGGFTIGILCNHRIFDGVSAMNFMNSWAEIARGKPVSIIPSHERTLLKSRVPPQITAAYEVFVPVSDVSNLTGLYKEEQNVQRSFHFNGEKLAILKKMATADGRVTSSISSFIALAALPWRARSMASKMKQHQPSKLFFAVDRRAMLKVPKHFGNATAGACLSRLRGELINQPISSTAERIKKATERVDEEYVRSWIDSFEMYGMDAFSLSLLVLTSWQRLDYGSTDFGWGNPRQFGCGPLLENTCVVLPKGSGRKGLVLMLSLPFSAMNTFEKLLQFSTCEPETPSLRSRARM; encoded by the exons ATGGAGGCCTTCCAAACTGCGACGAACAGAGCCCCGATAGTAGAAAGATCCGTCCCCGTTGCCATCCCGCCAGAACTAGAGACACCCGGGGGTTCCCTTTTCTTGAGTAACCTCGATCAATTGTTTGTTGCTTTGGTGCCGGTGGTTTATTTCTTTGACAGAAGCGCCGCCAGCACTGTAGATGTGATTAAGCGAGCTTTGTCCAAAGTTTTGGTCCCTTACTTTCCAGTTGCAGGGAGATTAGCTAAAAACTCTCAAGGGAAGTTCACTGTTGATTGCGCAAAGAAGTTAGGAGTGCCATTTGTGGAGGCATGGGCCAATTTCGACGTCAAACATCTGGGCGATATGCAACTTATCGATCCTGATGTTTCACGAAAGCTTATTTATACAGATCCTATTGAAACTAAGCTAGAAGATGCACCCCTTTTAACAGCACAA GTGACGAAGTTTAGATGTGGAGGTTTCACCATAGGGATCCTATGTAATCACCGCATCTTCGATGGTGTCTCGGCAATGAATTTCATGAACTCATGGGCTGAAATAGCAAGGGGTAAACCTGTATCTATCATCCCCAGCCATGAAAGAACTCTTCTGAAGTCAAGGGTTCCTCCTCAAATTACCGCTGCCTACGAGGTCTTTGTTCCCGTGAGTGATGTATCAAACTTGACGGGGTTATACAAGGAAGAGCAAAATGTGCAAAGATCTTTCCACTTCAACGGTGAGAAGTtggcgatccttaaaaaaatggCAACAGCCGATGGACGG GTGACGAGCAGCATCTCCAGCTTCATAGCGCTTGCCGCCCTTCCGTGGCGAGCTCGAAGCATGGCATCGAAGATGAAACAGCACCAACCGTCAAAGCTGTTTTTTGCAGTTGATCGCAGAGCTATGCTGAAAGTGCCCAAGCATTTCGGGAATGCTACGGCCGGAGCATGCTTGTCTCGCCTGCGGGGGGAGTTGATCAATCAGCCAATCTCCTCCACCGCGGAGAGAATAAAGAAAGCGACCGAGAGGGTGGATGAGGAGTACGTGCGGTCGTGGATAGACTCCTttgaaatgtatggaatggatgCTTTCTCATTGAGTTTGCTAGTGTTGACTTCATGGCAAAGGTTAGATTATGGCTCCACGGACTTTGGATGGGGAAACCCGAGGCAATTTGGCTGCGGTCCCCTGCTAGAGAACACTTGTGTGGTTTTGCCAAAAGGGAGTGGGAGGAAGGGCCTTGTGCTGATGTTGAGTTTGCCATTTTCGGCCATGAACACCTTCGAGAAGCTGCTCCAATTCTCAACTTGCGAACCGGAGACACCTTCCTTGAGATCTAGAGCTCGTATGTGA
- the LOC125316319 gene encoding omega-hydroxypalmitate O-feruloyl transferase-like: MEAFQTAMNRAPIVERSVPVAILPELETPGGSLFLSNLDQLFVVMVPVVYFFDRSDANTVDMLKRALSKVLVPYYPVAGRLAKNSQGKFTVDCGKKLGVPFVEALANFNIEHPGDMHLIDPDVSRKLIYTDPIETKLEDAALLTAQVMKFRCGGFTVGILLNHCIFDGVSVMNFMNSWAELARGKPVSIIPSHERTLLKSRVPPQITAAYEAFVPVNDVSNLTGLYKEEQIVRRSFHFNSEKLAILKKMATADERATGSISSFIVLAALTWRARSMAPKMKPHQPSKPLVAVDCRAMLKPPVPSHFGNAVGGACCLCLAGELINEPISSTTGRVKKATERVDEEYVRSWIDSSEMYGIDASSSSLLVLTSWQRLGSTDFGWGNPRHFGCGPPPENICVVLPEGGERKGIVLILSLPLSAMNTFEKLLEFSTCEP, from the exons ATGGAGGCCTTCCAAACTGCGATGAACAGAGCCCCGATAGTAGAAAGATCCGTCCCTGTCGCCATCCTACCAGAACTAGAGACACCCGGGGGTTCCCTTTTCTTGAGTAACCTCGATCAATTGTTTGTTGTTATGGTGCCGGTGGTTTATTTCTTTGACAGAAGCGATGCCAACACGGTAGATATGCTTAAGCGAGCTTTGTCCAAAGTTTTGGTTCCTTACTATCCGGTTGCAGGGAGATTAGCTAAAAACTCTCAAGGGAAGTTCACTGTTGATTGTGGGAAGAAGTTAGGAGTGCCATTTGTGGAGGCATTGGCCAATTTCAACATCGAACATCCGGGCGATATGCACCTTATTGATCCCGATGTTTCACGAAAGCTTATTTATACAGATCCTATTGAAACTAAGCTAGAAGATGCAGCCCTTTTAACAGCACAA GTAATGAAGTTTAGATGCGGAGGTTTCACCGTAGGGATCCTATTGAATCACTGCATCTTCGATGGCGTCTCGGTAATGAATTTTATGAACTCATGGGCTGAATTAGCAAGAGGTAAACCCGTATCTATCATCCCCAGCCATGAAAGAACTCTTCTGAAGTCAAGGGTTCCTCCTCAAATTACCGCCGCCTATGAGGCCTTTGTTCCCGTCAACGATGTGTCAAACTTGACGGGGTTATACAAGGAAGAGCAAATTGTACGTAGATCTTTCCACTTCAACAGTGAGAAGTtggcgatccttaaaaaaatggCAACAGCCGATG AACGAGCAACGGGCAGCATCTCCAGCTTCATAGTGCTTGCCGCCCTTACGTGGCGAGCTCGAAGCATGGCACCGAAGATGAAACCGCACCAACCGTCAAAGCCGCTTGTTGCGGTTGACTGCAGAGCTATGCTGAAACCGCCTGTGCCCAGTCATTTCGGGAATGCTGTGGGCGGAGCTTGCTGTCTCTGCCTCGCGGGGGAGTTGATCAATGAACCGATCTCCTCCACCACGGGGAGAGTAAAAAAGGCGACAGAGAGGGTGGATGAGGAGTACGTGCGGTCGTGGATAGACTCCTCTGAAATGTATGGAATCGATGCTTCCTCATCGAGCTTGCTAGTGTTGACTTCATGGCAAAGGTTAGGCTCCACGGACTTTGGATGGGGAAACCCGAGGCATTTTGGCTGTGGTCCCCCGCCGGAGAACATTTGTGTGGTTTTGCCAGAAGGCGGTGAGAGGAAGGGCATTGTGCTGATATTGAGTTTGCCACTTTCGGCCATGAACACCTTCGAGAAGTTGCTCGAGTTCTCAACTTGCGAACCATAG
- the LOC115735417 gene encoding omega-hydroxypalmitate O-feruloyl transferase-like, with protein sequence MEAFHTVAINAPIVERSVSVAVLPEQETPGGSLFLSNIDQASVFYLPMVYSFDRSDADTVDVIKKALCQVLVHYYPLAGRLARNSQGKLTVDCEKKLGVPFVEASANCDIEDLGDMKFLDRNVLQKLVYGDATENTVEVAPLLTAQVTKFRCGGFTVGIAFNHCMFDGTSVMNFMNSWAEIARGRPLSIIPCHDRTVLTSRVPPQITGTSDSFVQISDVSDLKALYEKEQIVWKSFHFDNAKYNIPNVGDCVAMSKITSIPITHCFITHNNFTIQCEQQSISSCSSFVALAARVWRARTMALKMKPHQLSKLLFPVDFRSMMKPPMPRYIGNAVVEACCLCTVGELIDEPFSFTAGRIREAIERVNEDYVRSWIDSLDVHQFNLLSLTSLVLVSWQRFDYGSTDFGWGKPRTFGTGDLPTGCLFMADGRERKGIVVVLGLPLSAMDTFEKLVQLE encoded by the exons ATGGAGGCCTTCCATACCGTGGCGATCAATGCCCCCATAGTGGAAAGATCCGTCTCTGTTGCCGTCTTGCCAGAACAAGAAACGCCTGGGGGCTCTCTTTTCTTAAGCAACATCGACCAAGCGTCGGTTTTTTACCTGCCGATGGTTTATTCTTTCGACAGGAGCGACGCTGATACGGTAGACGTGATTAAGAAAGCTTTGTGCCAAGTCTTGGTTCATTACTATCCGCTGGCGGGGAGGTTAGCTAGAAACTCGCAAGGGAAGTTGACCGTTGATTGCGAGAAGAAGTTAGGAGTGCCATTTGTGGAGGCATCGGCGAATTGCGACATCGAAGACCTAGGTGACATGAAATTCCTCGATCGTAATGTTTTGCAAAAGCTTGTTTATGGAGATGCTACTGAAAATACGGTAGAAGTTGCACCCCTTTTAACAGCACAG GTAACAAAGTTTAGATGTGGAGGTTTCACTGTGGGGATCGCATTTAATCATTGCATGTTTGATGGTACCTCCGTAATGAATTTTATGAACTCATGGGCTGAAATAGCAAGAGGTAGACCTTTATCCATCATCCCCTGTCATGATAGAACCGTTCTGACATCAAGGGTTCCTCCTCAAATCACCGGTACTTCCGACAGCTTTGTTCAGATTAGTGATGTATCAGACTTGAAGGCATTATACGAGAAAGAGCAGATTGTGTGGAAATCTTTCCACTTCGACAACGCGAA ATACAACATACCAAACGTTGGGGATTGTGTTGCAATGAGTAAAATTACATCGATCCCCATCACTCATTGTTTTATCACTCACAATAATTTCACGATTCAATGTGAACAACAGAGCATAAGCAGCTGCTCCAGCTTCGTAGCTCTTGCAGCTCGAGTGTGGCGGGCTCGAACTATGGCACTCAAGATGAAACCGCACCAACTGTCGAAGCTTCTTTTTCCTGTTGATTTCCGGTCTATGATGAAACCACCAATGCCCAGATACATCGGGAATGCTGTGGTCGAAGCTTGCTGTCTCTGCACCGTGGGAGAGTTGATCGATGAGCCATTCTCTTTCACAGCAGGGAGAATACGGGAGGCAATCGAGAGGGTGAACGAGGACTACGTGCGGTCATGGATAGACTCCTTGGACGTGCATCAATTCAACCTCCTCTCATTGACCTCTCTCGTGTTGGTTTCGTGGCAAAGGTTTGATTATGGCTCCACGGATTTTGGATGGGGAAAGCCAAGGACTTTCGGCACCGGTGACCTGCCGACTGGTTGTCTATTCATGGCGGATGGGAGGGAGAGGAAGGGCATTGTTGTGGTGCTGGGCTTGCCACTTTCGGCCATGGACACTTTCGAGAAGCTGGTCCAACTTGAGTGA